Part of the Bacillota bacterium genome, GGTGATCCTGGGTTTAATCGGAAATCTGAGCAGCCTTATAGTATTCACGGTTTTTCTGAATGCCCTGGCATCATCAGTGGACATGCTCAATACATTTTTAATCGCCGTCCAGGTTCCGCAGGGCAGCACGATTGTGAACAACGGATTTGAATCTTACTATGTGTCAGGAGAACCGCCCCCTTGACACACAAAATCCAGTATTATTTTATTTACAATTTCAGGATAATCACGTTGGATCCAATGCCCGGCGTTTTCAATCACTTCCAGTCGGGAATTTCTGATTAATGACGCCGCTCGTCTGGCATATTTTACTGGCACGCCGATATCATGTGTTCCGTGGATAATGAGTACAGGCATTTGCAATTCCGGTAAACGATTTGTAAAGTTTGTTTTAATTTTTTTACATAATATCTCATCTTGCTGCATCTCATTGAATGCCTTATGTGACGATCCATTCTTCATCGCCTCGAGAACTTCATCAACTAAACTTTCGGTTCGCGAACGGGGGTTCCGGATAATGCTCTTGATACTAGTCTTGGCTACCCACCTCGAATTACGAATCATTGACCAAAGGGCATTATTTAAACCGGGGATTTTAAGATAGAGGTAGCTGTAAAAATGATAAGGTGCTTTATCCTGAATCCCATATGAACCAATCAGAACCAGGCTTGAAACCTTAGAAGGCTTGTTAATGGCATATCCAAGAGCTATTGCGCCTCCCATTGAAAGACCGATTAGTGTTACTTGATCCAGTTCAAGATACTCGATGAAAGAGTCAAGATAACCTATTAAGTTTTTAATTGTAGCCGGTTTATTGCCTGGCGGACTCTCGCCATAGCCTGGATAATCCGGAGCGTATACCCTGTATCCGGCATTGGCTAAAACCGGGATTGTTTCTCTCCAGGATAGAAGGGCATGATCGGTTCCACCTCCGTGTAGTAATATTAACGGCTTACCAATCTGTTCCCCTGCTAAATAGTAATTAACCTGTAATCCATCTTCGAGAGTGATCAATTGTCTTTCGAACTTTTTTCTCATCCCTATAATACCTCTCTACCGTTCATATCTAGTATTATATAACTTTTTCAATTTATTTATACTTTTCTATTGACAACTGTATCGTCTGCCGATATAATTTATACCGGTATACGATATATCGGCACATGTTATAACGGCAATCGAGTTATGGAGATGAAGTTATGCAGGAAAATATTGCATTAACCGAAGCTGTCTTCTACATCATGCTTTCTCTTTTTAAACCGCTTCACGGTTACGGAATAATGCAAAATGTAGCTGAGTTAAGCAGCGGTAGGGTAAATCTGGCTGCAGGAACACTTTATGGAGCATTAAATACATTGCTTGAAAGAGGTTGGATCAAAGCGCTACCCGGAAAAAGCAATTCAAGGAAAAAAGAATATATTATAACTGAAAGTGGCAAAGTTGCAGTAAATAATGAGTTATTCCGCCTGCGTGAACTGATCAAGAATGGCGAAATGATAATCGGGGGTTCCGAATCATGAGACAAACTATATATAAAGTTTTTATGGCCTGGGATTATGAAAAAGAAGAAGAATGGTTAAATGAGATGTCGGCTAAAGGCTTGCAGTTGGTCAGTGTAAGTTTAATAAGATATGAATTTGAAGAGGCTGAAGCTGGTGAATATATCTATCGTATCGAACTTTTAGATCATCTCCCAGCCCATCCTGAAAGCAGAGCGTATATAAGATTTCTTGAAGACACCGGAGCAGAACATATTGGCTCGTATTTTCGTTGGGTATATATCTGTAAAAAAAGAGCTGACGGAGCTTTTGATTTATATTCCGACAGACAGTCCAGGATCAAGCATTACGGGAGGATTTTACTTCTTCTCTACTCAATATCTGCGTTATTTGTAATCACCTTTACAGTGAATTTCATAGACTATGTCTCCTCAGGCAATACTACTAACCTGGTATTTATGATCATTCACTTTATAGTTGGTCTTTTAATGGTAAGAGGTATATTCAGCCTTCTGAAGAAAATCAGAAAGCTGAAAAAGGAAACAACAATTACAGAATAACATCTTTACCGCCTTGTTCAAAATAAAAATGACAGGAGCGATTATAAAATGCGTGGGCTTAAAATCTTTCTGCTGATTCTTCTTTGGCTGGTAGTATTTATTGGTGTTTGGGCTTATCTGGGTTTATTTAGCGCAGATAATACTTTGTTAAATGCAGATTATTACGATGAACTATTCCAGGAAACTGAACTGGTTCCCCGGGTTTATGAAGAAATGTCTGCCCGTTTCCCCGAACTTATCCAGAACAGTTTAGAAACTGTATTAGAAGAGGTAGAACTTAATACTCCTGAATTTAATGAAATCATTCTTCCCCTTGTTATAGAATCTTACTGGGAAACTATTGACCCGGTCTGGGCAGAAGAACAGATTCTACTTGTTATCAAAGATTATGTTTCAGTGATCCGGGGAGAAAAAGAAACCATTACTGCAGCAATTGATACTGCAGAAATGGAAATACGCTTCAGGGAATTATTATATAGGAAGATTAGAGTATTGCCACAGTCTACAGTTCGTCGGATAGAACTGCATCCGGCAGTAATTGAAGCACTGGCAGCCCGGATTGTCAGGGAAATGGGCCTTTTCGGAGAAATTCAACTGGCTGATCGAATATCCGAATCAGATTTATCGACAAACTGGGGCAGCACCCTTACTCAGTACAGGTTTTACCGGGCTTATCCTTACCTACCCCCGATTTTCTTAATCTTGATGATGATCTTTATGATCCTGCTGGCCAAAATAGCTGCCGGCTTGAGATGGTTCGGTTCAGCTGTTTTACTCTCCAGTCTCTCCTTTCTCTTCTGCATCTGGATGCTGAAAGGAATCCTGCCTGTATTAGGACAGGATACACTGAATTTAGAAGAACTGCCAATATCTCAAGATTTGGTCCAATCAGTAATAGCCTTAACTGCAGATAAAATAACTTATTTTGCTCTTATCTCTGTCGGTATTGGTCTGGCATTGCTGGTTTTCGGGATACTATTTAGTCTGCTTACCAGGAAGAACCCGGCCTGAAATTAATAGGTTGGAATTTTTATAAATAATGATAGTATCTTTTTATAAATTGATAAATGAATTTCAGGAGGAGCATTATCATGCAAAAAATTATTCCTCACATCTGGCTGGATGATCAGGCTGAAGAGGCAGTAGACTTTTACGTTTCTCTCTTCAATAATTCCAAGAAAGGTCACACAGATTACTACGATGAAGCCAGTTCCGAGGTGGCCGGTAAACCTGTCGGAAGCATCCTGACAATCGATTTTACTCTTGAAAACCAGGAATTTGTTGTAATCAATGGCGGTCCCGATTTTTCAATAACTCCGGCTATATCGTTCTTTGTAAACTGTCAAACCAAAGAAGAAATTGACCGGCTCTGGGGTACGCTTTCTGAGTACGGCAAGGTGCTGATGCCACTGGACCATTATAACTTCAGTGAAAAATACGGTTGGATCGAGGACAAATTCGGTGTCTCCTGGCAATTAATTTTAAACCAACTGCCCACCCAGAAAATTATCCCCTCCCTTCTCTTTGTTGGCAGCCAGAGCGGCAAAGCAGAAGAAGCAATCAATTTTTATACAACTCTCTTTGAGAACGCAAGAATCGAAGAGATCTCCCGCTACGGTGCCGGCATGGCACCTAATGAAGAAGGAACGATAAACTATGCCAGCTTCACCCTGGCCGGTCAAAAATTCGCAGCCATGGAAAGTGCGATTGATCACGAATTCACCTTCACAGAGGCCGTCTCGTTTTTAGTCAACTGCGAAACGCAGGAAGAGATAGACTACTTCTGGAACAGCATGTCGGCTGATCCGGAAGCAGAACAATGCGGATGGTTAAAGGATAAGTTCGGAGTTTCCTGGCAAATCATCCCCCAGCAGCTTAATAAACTATTAAGGGACCCTGATCCCGAAAAATCCCTCAGGGTTATGAAGGTCTTTCTTCAGATGAAAAAGCTAGATCTGGCCGCTCTTGAAAGAGCTTATCAGAAATGAAAACATTTCGGAGCGAAGCTGACTGTTTATGGTTCAGATGAATCATGATTTTCATCTCGAAAAAAGTGTCAAGTACCCCGTCCCCTTGACACACGCGATCATGAAAACAGGACTTCTTGCAATACAGGTGGAAGAATCCTAAAATTCAGAACAGGCATCTGAATAATATATTTCTATTGATCAATCAACTAAGTTACAAACAATCTCCCTGAAAACAGCGGTATGCATATCGATATCTTCATTAGTGGTCTGCGGGGAAATCAGGGCCATGTTATGGAATGGAGTCATCAGGATACCCCTGTTCAAGGCGGCAAGATGCATGTATCGATCCAACTCAGTATCAACTGCTGCCGCAGCTTCCTGGCCGTTCTGAGCCGGTTCACGCCTAAACCAGTATTCGGTACGACAGCCCAGACTTGTTACATTCCAGGGCAGGTCAAATTCTCTGATTACTTCATTTACACCCTCTGTGAAGCGATCGGCCAGCGGAATGGTAATATCATAGGCTTCTTTAGTCAGCACTTTCTCAAGGGTAACCCTCATAGCGGCTATAGATAGGGCATTACCGGCCAGGGTTCCGCCAATACCACCGGTATCGCAATCTTCAACTTCAATCATGTCCTGGATCATATCCGCAACCGTTTCGGAAAAACCGTAAACTGCAGCCGGAATACCGCTTGCAATCGGTTTGCCGATGGTCAGGATATCCGGTTCAAGGCCATGCAGTGCTGTGTAACCTCCCGGACCGGCACAGATCGTATGTGTTTCATCAATGATCAGGAGCGTTCCCGTTTTCCTGGTCAGCTCCCGAAGAGCCTGATGATAACCCGGCTGCGGGTGGATTATGCCGATGTTGGTCATCACCGGTTCGGCCAGCACACAGGCCACATCTTCCTCAGCAAGGGCTTTTTCCAACGCAGGCAGATCGTTGAATTCAACTACCCTGGTAGTCACAGAAGGATCAACCGGCGGGCCCAAGTTTCCCTGCCTCGCTTTTGATTCTCCATTCGGATAAAGGGTGATAAAGCTTTCATCAACCGTTCCGTGATAGCACCAGTTAAAAACCAGGATTTTTTTACGACCGGTAATATGCCGGGCCAACCTGATCGAAAAGCGGTTGGCATCGGTAGCAGTTAAGGCAAACTGCCAGTAAGGCAGACCGAACCGTTTCTGCAGTTCTGCTCCAACGTATATGGAATCTTCAGTGGGCAGCATCAGGGTTGTCCCATTTTTCATCCTCTCGATAATTGTCTCAAGAACAGCATCCGGTGCATGTCCGGTCATCGCTCCCGTATCACCCAGGCAGAGATCCAGGTAGCGGTGGCCATCAACATCAGAAAAATGCGCCCCCTTGGCTTTGTCAACAAATATAGGAAAATCGCCGGCCCATTTAACCATCCAATTCATCGGCACGCCGCCAAGCAGATTCTTTTTAGCCTCTTCGAACAGCTTTTGAGAGCGGGGATGTTTTTCGATAAACATTTTCCTTTCTCTACTTAAC contains:
- a CDS encoding alpha/beta hydrolase; its protein translation is MRKKFERQLITLEDGLQVNYYLAGEQIGKPLILLHGGGTDHALLSWRETIPVLANAGYRVYAPDYPGYGESPPGNKPATIKNLIGYLDSFIEYLELDQVTLIGLSMGGAIALGYAINKPSKVSSLVLIGSYGIQDKAPYHFYSYLYLKIPGLNNALWSMIRNSRWVAKTSIKSIIRNPRSRTESLVDEVLEAMKNGSSHKAFNEMQQDEILCKKIKTNFTNRLPELQMPVLIIHGTHDIGVPVKYARRAASLIRNSRLEVIENAGHWIQRDYPEIVNKIILDFVCQGGGSPDT
- a CDS encoding helix-turn-helix transcriptional regulator, with the protein product MQENIALTEAVFYIMLSLFKPLHGYGIMQNVAELSSGRVNLAAGTLYGALNTLLERGWIKALPGKSNSRKKEYIITESGKVAVNNELFRLRELIKNGEMIIGGSES
- a CDS encoding DUF2812 domain-containing protein; amino-acid sequence: MRQTIYKVFMAWDYEKEEEWLNEMSAKGLQLVSVSLIRYEFEEAEAGEYIYRIELLDHLPAHPESRAYIRFLEDTGAEHIGSYFRWVYICKKRADGAFDLYSDRQSRIKHYGRILLLLYSISALFVITFTVNFIDYVSSGNTTNLVFMIIHFIVGLLMVRGIFSLLKKIRKLKKETTITE
- a CDS encoding VOC family protein, encoding MQKIIPHIWLDDQAEEAVDFYVSLFNNSKKGHTDYYDEASSEVAGKPVGSILTIDFTLENQEFVVINGGPDFSITPAISFFVNCQTKEEIDRLWGTLSEYGKVLMPLDHYNFSEKYGWIEDKFGVSWQLILNQLPTQKIIPSLLFVGSQSGKAEEAINFYTTLFENARIEEISRYGAGMAPNEEGTINYASFTLAGQKFAAMESAIDHEFTFTEAVSFLVNCETQEEIDYFWNSMSADPEAEQCGWLKDKFGVSWQIIPQQLNKLLRDPDPEKSLRVMKVFLQMKKLDLAALERAYQK
- a CDS encoding aspartate aminotransferase family protein; its protein translation is MYSKKLPELLSRERKMFIEKHPRSQKLFEEAKKNLLGGVPMNWMVKWAGDFPIFVDKAKGAHFSDVDGHRYLDLCLGDTGAMTGHAPDAVLETIIERMKNGTTLMLPTEDSIYVGAELQKRFGLPYWQFALTATDANRFSIRLARHITGRKKILVFNWCYHGTVDESFITLYPNGESKARQGNLGPPVDPSVTTRVVEFNDLPALEKALAEEDVACVLAEPVMTNIGIIHPQPGYHQALRELTRKTGTLLIIDETHTICAGPGGYTALHGLEPDILTIGKPIASGIPAAVYGFSETVADMIQDMIEVEDCDTGGIGGTLAGNALSIAAMRVTLEKVLTKEAYDITIPLADRFTEGVNEVIREFDLPWNVTSLGCRTEYWFRREPAQNGQEAAAAVDTELDRYMHLAALNRGILMTPFHNMALISPQTTNEDIDMHTAVFREIVCNLVD